In Pseudomonas oryzihabitans, the DNA window AATTGGGCTGGGCCAGTGGCTCGCCGCCCGTTACGCAGATATGTCGCGGGCGGTAGCTGGCGACCTGCTCGAGGATGGCATCGAGGTGATGGATCTCGCCACCGGTGAACGCATAAGCCGTGTCGCAGTACTGACAGCGCAGTGGGCAGCCGGTGAGGCGGACGAAGACCGTGGGAAGGCCGGCAGTGCGGGCTTCACCCTGGAGCGAATAGAAGATTTCGGTAAGACGTAAGGTATCTTTTTGCATAGAAGCCACGGGCGTGACGGCTACACAGGCCATCCGCCTCCGTTGCGGTAGATAGAAGAAAAAAGCCTGCGCTAGGGCAGGCTTTTCAGGTCCCGCTGCGCCAGCTGCGCAGCGGAGGTTCCGGGATACTGGCTGATGACCTGCTGGTACATGCCCTTGGCCCGGTCGGTGCGGCCGAGCTTCTGCTCGACGCCACCCAGTTTGTACAGCGAATCCGGCACCTTGTTACTGGTGGGATAGGCCTGGCTGACCTTGGCGAAGGCCTGACCCGCAGCCTGCAGATCACCCTTGGCCAGATTCACCTCACCCAGCCAGTACTGGGCGTTGCCCGCGTACTGGCTGTTGGGATACTTGCGCAGAAACGCATTGAACGCCTGGCTGGCCTTGTCGAAATCCTTGGCTTTGATCAGATCGAAGGCAGCGTCGTAGTACAGCTTTTCCTTCGCCGGATCGCCCGGTTCGCTACTGGCAGCCGGTGCACCTGCGGAGGCAGGCGGAGTCGGCGTGTTGTTGGCCGCGATGGCACCACCCTGGGCGGCACCTCCAGCGGCTCCGGCACCTGCGTTGGCAGGGGCGGAAGAAAGCTGGGAAATTCGGCCATCCAGATCCTGGTAACGATCCAATCCTTCCTGCTTGAGCTGGCGGATCTCGTTTTCCTGAACCTCGACCTGGCCACGCAGGCGAGCGATATCGTCCTGCATCTGTTGCAACTGCATGAACAGTTGACCCATACCGGAAACGGGAGCCCCGTTTCCGGCACTGGTCGCGCCTGCACCGCCATAAGCCTGCCCAGCGGACTGGGCAGTGCCATAGCTACCATCCTGTACGGGAACCTGAGCCCCGGCGACAACCGGTACACCGAGGGTCAGGGCGATCAAGAACTGCAGGCGCTTGGACATCGTTTATTACTTCTTCAGCTCAACGCGACGGTTCTGAGCCCAGGAAGCTTCGTCGTGACCGACGGCAACCGGACGCTCTTTACCGTAGGAAACCAGTTCCAGCTGAGCCGGGGACACGCCCTGCAGTACCAGGTAGCGCTGAACGGCCTTGGCACGACGCTCGCCCAGTGCCAGGTTGTACTCGCGGGTACCGCGCTCGTCGGTGTGACCTTCCAGAACGACGCGCTGGCCGCTGGCCTTCAGGTCGCGAGCGTGAACGTCCAGAGCGCGCATGGCTTCCGGCTTCAGGTCGGAGCTGTCGTACTCGAAGTAGAAGGTGGTGATGGCGCGCAGAGCGGCTTCGTCGCCCATGCTGCCGTCAACGGCACCGGCGTTGGCGCCGTAGCCAGCGTTCGGGTCGACAGCACCGGCGCCAGCGCCAGCACCAGCGCCTTCACCGGAGGCGTCGCCGCCCTTGGAGGAACAGCCCACGGCGACGGCCATGGCCAGAGCCAGTGCAGCGAACTTGCCGAATTTCAGCATTTCCATCATGTAACTCCTAAAAGAACCGCAATGTTGGTGTATCTAAGGACTTTTCTAATTAGCCGTCAGTTCAGGTAAGGAGACCAGGAAGGCTCGCGCACATCACCCTGGGCGGTGGGAAGAGGAATCCGGACGCGACCATTGATGGATACAAGCATCAGTACGCCTCGGTCCTGCTGGCGGGTGGCGTAGATTAGCATGGTGCCATTGGGCGCAACAGTGGGCGAGTCGTTCAGGCTGGTGTTGGAAAGTACCCGAACAGAGCCGCGTTGAAGGTCCTGAGCAGCGATCTGGAAGTTAGTGAAACCTTCCTGACGATGCACCATGACCAGGGTCTTTTCGTCCGCCGAAAGTTTCGGGTTGGCGTTGTAGTTGCCGACGAAAGTCACGCGCTCAGCGCCTCCGCCATTAACGCCGGTTTTGTAAATCTGCGGCTTGCCGGAGCGGTCGGAGGTGAAGTAGATGGTCTGACCATCCTTGCCCCAGAACGGCTCGGTATCAATGGAGGAGTCATTCGTCACACGACGGATGGCACGGGATCCCAGGTCCATCACGTAGATCTCGGGGTTGCCGTCCTTGGACAGCACGAATGCCAGGCGATTGCCATCAGGCGAAAACGCCGGGGCACCGTTGAGGCCTTCGAAGTTGGTCAGCTGCTCGCGACGACCCGTATCGATGTATTGCATGAAGATGCGCGGACGCTGCTGCTCGAAGGAGACATAGGCGATGCGCTTGCCATCCGGCGCGAAGCGCGGCGACAGGATCGGCTCGCGAGACTGCAGCAGGGTTACCGAGCGAGCACCGTCGTAGTCGGCGCGCTGCAGGGTGTAGCGGGTATTGGTCGCGGAGAAGCGCTCGGCGGTGACATAGAGGATGCGCGTCGAGAAGGCACCCTTCACGCCGGTCAGCTTTTCATAGGCCTGGTCGGAGATGAAATGCGCCATGTCGCGCAGCTGATCGGTGCTGCCGCCGACATTGCCAGTGAGGACCTGCTGCTCGGTGGAGACGTTGAACAGCGCGTACTGGATCTGCAGCCGACCACCATTGGGCACGACGCTGCCGACCAGCACGTAGTTGGCGCCCAGGGCTTTCCAGTCACGGAAGATGACTTCGCTGGCCTGGGTCGGTTGACTCAGCATGTTCTGGCGCGGAATCGGCGAGAACACGCCCGAATTGCGCATGTCATCGCTGACGATGTTGGCCAGGTCTTCGGGCAGCGGCTGACCACCCTGCCACCCGAAGGGCACGACGGCGATCGGGATGGCGCGATCACTACCGCTGGAAATCACCAGCGGATCGGCCGCCTGGGCGGAGCCCACCACCAGGACCAGGCCCAGCAGAATGTAACGGATCAGGGTGTTCACAGACTCAGGTCCTCCGGTTTGAAGATCATGCGGCGCTGGCGGTACAGCTGGTCGAAGGTCTTGCGATCCAGCTGCTGCAGCTCACGGATACGACCGACGTTACGCACGGCCGACACCGCTGAATTATCGAATTCCTTGTTGCCACTGGAGCGGGTCACCGTCGCGCTGGTAATGGTGCCATCCGGCAGCATGTTGATCTGCACCTCGACGCTCATGCCATTGCGCGCCGACTGCGGACGCGTCCACTGCTCGCTGACCAGACGCACGATCAGATCATCGAAGCTCGATGCCACTTCGTCGCCCTGCTCTTCGGCCAGTGCCTGCTGCCGCTGGGTATCATCGGACAACAGCTCGGCCAGTGCCTGCGCCTTCTTGTCTTCCGCTGCCTTGCGAGCAGCCGCCTGGGCGGCCTTCTTCTTGGCGTCGTCAGCCGCTTTCTTCTTCGCCGCTTCCGCTGCCGCTTCCTTCTTGGCAGCTTCGGCCGCAGCTTTCTGTTTGGCTTCTTCCGCCGACTTCTGCTTGGCCGCTTCTGCTGCGGCTTTCTTCGCCGCTTCCTCGGCTGCCTTCTGTTTGGCAGCTTCGTCGGCCTTCTTCTTGGCGATGTCCGCCTGCTTCTTCTGCTCGGCGGCCTGCTTGGCTTCTGCGGCCGCCTTGGCGGCTTCGGACTGTTTCTCAGCCTCAGCCTTGGCTTCGGCGGCCTTGGCCGCCGCTTCCGCTTGCTGCGCCTTTCGAGCGTCGTCGGCTTTCTTTTGTTCCGCGGCCTGTTGCTGGGCTTCCTTCTGTTGCTGAGCCGCCTTGGCCGCCGCCGCTTCACGCTGGGCTTCCTGTTGCTGGCGACGCTGCTCCAGTTGTTCCTGCTCGTACTGTTTGGCCGCGGTCTTCTTCGCCTCACCGGCCAGCTTCTGCTCCGTCTGGACCTGGGCCGAGCTCTTGGATTTGAGCTGGACCAGGGTCGCCTGGACGACCGGGCGCGACTGGGGCAATTCAGGCGTGAAGGCGAAGCTGACGAACAGCAGGCCGAAGATCAGCACATGCAGGGCGACTGCCCAGATGGCCGGCCAGAAATAACTTTCGGACGACGAACGCTCGCGGTGTCGCATCAAGGCGCCTCGGTAATCAACCCGACGTTGGGCACGCCGG includes these proteins:
- the ybgF gene encoding tol-pal system protein YbgF, with translation MSKRLQFLIALTLGVPVVAGAQVPVQDGSYGTAQSAGQAYGGAGATSAGNGAPVSGMGQLFMQLQQMQDDIARLRGQVEVQENEIRQLKQEGLDRYQDLDGRISQLSSAPANAGAGAAGGAAQGGAIAANNTPTPPASAGAPAASSEPGDPAKEKLYYDAAFDLIKAKDFDKASQAFNAFLRKYPNSQYAGNAQYWLGEVNLAKGDLQAAGQAFAKVSQAYPTSNKVPDSLYKLGGVEQKLGRTDRAKGMYQQVISQYPGTSAAQLAQRDLKSLP
- the tolB gene encoding Tol-Pal system beta propeller repeat protein TolB — translated: MNTLIRYILLGLVLVVGSAQAADPLVISSGSDRAIPIAVVPFGWQGGQPLPEDLANIVSDDMRNSGVFSPIPRQNMLSQPTQASEVIFRDWKALGANYVLVGSVVPNGGRLQIQYALFNVSTEQQVLTGNVGGSTDQLRDMAHFISDQAYEKLTGVKGAFSTRILYVTAERFSATNTRYTLQRADYDGARSVTLLQSREPILSPRFAPDGKRIAYVSFEQQRPRIFMQYIDTGRREQLTNFEGLNGAPAFSPDGNRLAFVLSKDGNPEIYVMDLGSRAIRRVTNDSSIDTEPFWGKDGQTIYFTSDRSGKPQIYKTGVNGGGAERVTFVGNYNANPKLSADEKTLVMVHRQEGFTNFQIAAQDLQRGSVRVLSNTSLNDSPTVAPNGTMLIYATRQQDRGVLMLVSINGRVRIPLPTAQGDVREPSWSPYLN
- the pal gene encoding peptidoglycan-associated lipoprotein Pal; its protein translation is MEMLKFGKFAALALAMAVAVGCSSKGGDASGEGAGAGAGAGAVDPNAGYGANAGAVDGSMGDEAALRAITTFYFEYDSSDLKPEAMRALDVHARDLKASGQRVVLEGHTDERGTREYNLALGERRAKAVQRYLVLQGVSPAQLELVSYGKERPVAVGHDEASWAQNRRVELKK
- the tolA gene encoding cell envelope integrity protein TolA; protein product: MRHRERSSSESYFWPAIWAVALHVLIFGLLFVSFAFTPELPQSRPVVQATLVQLKSKSSAQVQTEQKLAGEAKKTAAKQYEQEQLEQRRQQQEAQREAAAAKAAQQQKEAQQQAAEQKKADDARKAQQAEAAAKAAEAKAEAEKQSEAAKAAAEAKQAAEQKKQADIAKKKADEAAKQKAAEEAAKKAAAEAAKQKSAEEAKQKAAAEAAKKEAAAEAAKKKAADDAKKKAAQAAARKAAEDKKAQALAELLSDDTQRQQALAEEQGDEVASSFDDLIVRLVSEQWTRPQSARNGMSVEVQINMLPDGTITSATVTRSSGNKEFDNSAVSAVRNVGRIRELQQLDRKTFDQLYRQRRMIFKPEDLSL